A genomic region of Halobacteriovorax sp. JY17 contains the following coding sequences:
- a CDS encoding serine protease yields MKRILFIFIISINLHAGIVNSDDRHEISDSPIEIQDISKSIAALIPKSRVQKLEDGRFKLSGLSYIDDFNFCKDENFVSTQRLIANCSASLVGRNKIATAAHCIDDEQGYSINDYYIVFDYTYNGEAMDELILERNSVYEIKSLLQHTFDFPGDKDVALLELKENVEGRAPLRIAKNRIKEGSEIFMLGFPLGLPMKYHDNGFVTSSTTNLKGQSSFTHNLDTFSVNSGSSIFSSKTNEIIGILVRGTGMNYEMKDEKKCNTWGRGDHHSGEANYIDLLDI; encoded by the coding sequence ATGAAAAGAATTCTATTTATCTTCATTATTTCTATTAACCTTCATGCAGGAATTGTAAACTCCGACGATCGTCATGAGATTTCAGACTCTCCTATTGAAATTCAAGATATCTCAAAATCAATTGCGGCATTAATTCCAAAATCTAGAGTACAAAAACTAGAAGATGGCCGTTTTAAACTATCTGGACTCAGCTATATTGATGATTTTAATTTCTGCAAAGATGAAAACTTTGTAAGCACTCAAAGACTAATCGCTAATTGTTCTGCCTCACTCGTTGGAAGAAATAAAATAGCTACTGCTGCCCATTGTATTGATGATGAGCAGGGCTATTCTATTAACGACTACTACATTGTCTTCGACTATACATATAATGGTGAAGCAATGGATGAATTAATTTTAGAAAGAAATAGTGTCTATGAAATTAAAAGTCTTCTTCAACATACCTTCGACTTTCCAGGCGATAAAGATGTTGCACTCCTTGAATTAAAAGAGAATGTTGAAGGGAGAGCTCCTCTTAGAATTGCAAAGAATAGAATCAAAGAAGGAAGCGAAATCTTCATGCTTGGTTTTCCGCTAGGACTTCCAATGAAATATCATGACAATGGATTCGTAACCAGCTCTACTACGAACTTAAAAGGACAGAGCTCTTTTACTCACAATCTTGATACATTTTCAGTAAATTCAGGCTCGTCTATTTTTTCATCAAAAACTAATGAGATTATAGGAATTCTTGTTCGTGGAACTGGAATGAATTATGAAATGAAAGATGAAAAGAAGTGTAATACCTGGGGAAGAGGCGATCATCATAGCGGCGAAGCTAATTATATCGATCTTCTAGATATCTAA
- a CDS encoding ParB/RepB/Spo0J family partition protein has product MAKSFAPRVSKKKRKTIDLSENLNRDLIKLADDRLLRGAKLDEILIKDIIVKEQVRTKFNDSSLKELSANIKVNGLIQPLVLHKSEKGYTLICGERRFRAMSLINMKKCPCFILDNKSEEELMAIQFSENSSREALHYIDKADGILNYQKATKASERKICAALGISKSEVHRSLLIARMPVKLRESAKIHNIEKYVLLELDALEKSLLKTKLTKLVHAGEITKRSQLKKAIKSGVVAAGTKKKATASTSTKKKSALPKGLTASAFLKAMNMKQKDLKLDKKTKDILKALVEETKDMVDQ; this is encoded by the coding sequence ATGGCAAAGTCATTCGCGCCTAGAGTTTCAAAAAAGAAAAGAAAGACAATCGATCTTTCTGAGAATTTAAATCGTGACTTAATTAAGTTAGCTGACGATAGATTACTTCGTGGCGCTAAGTTAGATGAAATTCTCATTAAAGATATCATTGTAAAAGAGCAGGTTAGAACTAAGTTTAATGATTCATCATTAAAAGAGCTTTCTGCAAACATCAAAGTTAATGGTCTTATTCAGCCACTCGTTCTTCATAAATCTGAAAAAGGTTACACATTAATTTGTGGTGAAAGACGTTTTAGGGCGATGAGCCTCATTAATATGAAGAAGTGCCCATGCTTTATTTTAGATAATAAATCTGAAGAAGAGCTAATGGCGATTCAATTCTCTGAAAACTCTTCAAGAGAAGCACTTCACTATATTGATAAAGCTGATGGTATTTTAAATTACCAAAAAGCAACAAAAGCTAGTGAGAGAAAGATCTGTGCGGCACTTGGAATTTCTAAGTCTGAAGTTCATAGGTCTCTACTGATTGCTAGAATGCCAGTTAAACTTAGAGAATCTGCTAAAATCCACAATATTGAAAAATATGTTCTTCTTGAATTAGATGCTCTTGAAAAATCTCTATTGAAGACAAAGCTTACAAAGCTTGTTCATGCTGGAGAAATAACAAAGAGATCACAACTTAAGAAAGCAATTAAGTCTGGAGTTGTTGCTGCCGGAACCAAGAAGAAAGCTACTGCATCTACTTCTACTAAGAAGAAGTCAGCTCTTCCAAAAGGTCTCACTGCTAGCGCGTTCCTTAAAGCAATGAATATGAAGCAAAAGGACTTAAAGCTAGATAAGAAGACCAAAGACATCCTAAAGGCCTTGGTTGAAGAAACTAAGGATATGGTTGACCAGTAA
- a CDS encoding HAD family hydrolase, with protein sequence MIPKIIFSDFDGTLTKGTEFTPRFFDILSLCKSHSIPLIIVTGRSLSWAHFLITHFSALEYVIAEGGGVLVRRDKNGNPVDEPFIARKDIKNLEIATKGLLKKFSSISLSADSYGRLTDRAIELSDLLLDIDLLKNVKGFLKKEEINFSTSNVHLNFWSGDVSKYNAVKVFSEKYLPNISMDECIYFGDSLNDESMFRHFQNSVGVSSIKDILSKLEYKPQTILLGEENDGPDGVYNHLVTLLK encoded by the coding sequence ATGATTCCAAAAATAATTTTTTCTGATTTTGATGGCACACTTACAAAAGGTACTGAGTTTACCCCAAGGTTCTTTGATATCTTGAGTCTTTGTAAGTCACATTCCATTCCTTTAATTATAGTTACGGGAAGATCTCTTTCTTGGGCACACTTTCTAATAACTCACTTCTCTGCTCTTGAGTATGTTATTGCTGAGGGTGGAGGTGTGCTGGTTCGAAGAGATAAGAATGGCAACCCAGTCGATGAGCCATTTATTGCAAGAAAAGATATTAAGAATTTAGAAATAGCGACCAAGGGACTACTTAAGAAATTTTCAAGTATTTCCTTAAGTGCTGATTCTTATGGAAGATTAACGGATAGAGCAATTGAGCTTAGTGATCTTCTCTTAGATATTGATCTTTTGAAAAATGTTAAAGGATTTTTAAAGAAAGAAGAAATAAACTTTTCAACTTCCAATGTTCATTTGAATTTTTGGAGTGGAGATGTCTCTAAGTACAATGCTGTAAAAGTTTTTTCAGAAAAATATCTTCCAAATATCTCAATGGATGAGTGTATCTACTTTGGTGACTCCCTTAATGATGAGTCGATGTTTCGCCATTTCCAAAATTCTGTTGGTGTTTCGAGTATTAAGGATATTTTAAGTAAGCTAGAGTATAAGCCGCAAACAATTCTCTTAGGTGAAGAAAATGATGGCCCAGATGGGGTCTATAATCACCTTGTGACCTTATTAAAGTAG
- a CDS encoding IS66 family transposase, which produces MIDFTKENDKEFMREALMLMQEKLLSKELEVVELRKLKEKDEEILQKLEEELKNLRKRVFDSKQERKANKPKNQRKRRKGNLPHNKSKNTQIEELEIDLNEEIIDYKIEKSSCPSCGGDKLHEMNNCFEESNEFEVIERQYIIKRHKRQKYSCKCCNKIITAPGGVKLTPGGEYSIQLATQVACDKFEDHLPLERQRKQMKRAGINVDVKTLYGQTEHLYNLLFPLNELMRQDVLSEKWVHIDESPIDFYNPNKSKGYIWSMSNPRGAYYQFEPTRSGTVAKEMIQGYEKGCIISDGYSGYNFLDSDEDYKNISHAFCWAHVRRKFFEAMNHDDRSEVVIDLIDKLYEVEHMADDLHSLKEVRLDNLTSIVKEIDSWIKSMDGKFLDTSSLGKAIHYYQNRREGLQLFLNDETVPIDNNMAERKQRCPVMGRKNFNCFKSINGADVGTFFYSVIESCKSNGLSPRSFINTMAHRSAKGEELESPFEYASRISERLRTQIAEELSALSKDSG; this is translated from the coding sequence ATGATTGATTTTACTAAAGAAAATGACAAAGAATTTATGCGTGAAGCTCTTATGTTAATGCAAGAAAAACTACTTTCAAAAGAGCTTGAAGTTGTTGAACTTAGGAAATTAAAAGAGAAAGATGAAGAGATATTACAAAAGTTAGAAGAAGAGTTAAAGAACCTAAGAAAACGTGTTTTCGATTCTAAGCAAGAGCGGAAGGCTAACAAACCAAAGAATCAGAGAAAGAGGAGAAAGGGAAATCTTCCTCATAATAAATCTAAGAATACTCAAATTGAAGAATTAGAAATTGATCTCAATGAAGAAATCATAGACTACAAGATTGAAAAATCATCATGCCCAAGCTGTGGTGGTGATAAACTCCATGAAATGAATAATTGTTTTGAAGAATCAAACGAATTCGAAGTTATTGAAAGACAATATATAATCAAAAGGCACAAGAGGCAGAAATATTCCTGTAAGTGTTGCAATAAAATTATTACAGCTCCAGGAGGTGTAAAATTAACCCCTGGCGGTGAATACTCGATTCAACTTGCTACTCAAGTTGCTTGCGACAAGTTTGAAGATCATCTTCCTCTTGAACGTCAGCGCAAACAAATGAAAAGAGCTGGAATAAATGTTGATGTAAAAACTCTTTATGGCCAGACAGAGCATTTATATAATCTTCTATTTCCATTGAACGAATTAATGAGACAAGACGTCCTCTCTGAAAAGTGGGTTCATATTGATGAGTCTCCAATTGATTTTTATAATCCAAATAAAAGTAAAGGATATATCTGGTCAATGAGTAATCCTCGAGGAGCTTATTATCAATTTGAACCTACGAGATCTGGAACAGTCGCGAAAGAAATGATCCAAGGTTACGAGAAAGGCTGTATTATAAGTGATGGCTACTCAGGATATAACTTTTTAGACTCAGATGAAGACTATAAGAATATTAGTCATGCATTTTGCTGGGCACACGTTAGAAGAAAGTTTTTCGAAGCAATGAATCACGATGATAGATCAGAAGTGGTGATTGACCTTATTGATAAGCTCTACGAAGTTGAGCACATGGCAGATGACCTTCATTCTTTAAAAGAAGTTAGGTTAGATAATTTAACTTCAATAGTTAAAGAAATTGATTCTTGGATAAAATCTATGGATGGAAAATTTCTCGATACATCTTCTCTTGGAAAAGCTATTCATTACTATCAAAATAGAAGAGAAGGTCTTCAACTATTTCTCAATGATGAGACAGTTCCTATTGATAACAACATGGCTGAGAGAAAACAGCGCTGTCCAGTTATGGGAAGAAAGAACTTCAACTGTTTCAAATCAATAAATGGAGCAGACGTTGGAACTTTCTTTTATTCAGTAATTGAGTCGTGTAAATCAAATGGATTAAGCCCTAGATCCTTTATCAATACAATGGCGCACAGGTCAGCTAAAGGAGAAGAGCTTGAAAGCCCTTTTGAGTATGCTAGTAGAATAAGTGAAAGATTAAGGACTCAAATAGCTGAAGAATTATCAGCGTTATCAAAAGATTCTGGTTAA
- a CDS encoding rhodanese-like domain-containing protein codes for MIKSINSTELKTMLDNNEELVLIDCREQEEWDEGHIEGAKFIPLSKFPEIYANDLKDKEANIILQCRSGRRSLNACQFLLGEDFENLTNLEDGILGWQNNGYETVK; via the coding sequence ATGATCAAATCAATCAACTCAACTGAGTTAAAAACAATGCTCGATAACAATGAAGAACTTGTGCTAATCGATTGCCGTGAGCAAGAGGAATGGGATGAGGGACATATTGAAGGCGCAAAATTTATTCCTCTAAGTAAATTCCCAGAAATATATGCAAACGATTTAAAAGATAAAGAAGCAAATATTATTCTTCAATGTAGAAGTGGAAGAAGAAGCTTGAATGCTTGTCAATTTCTTCTAGGTGAAGATTTTGAAAATTTAACAAACCTAGAAGACGGAATTCTTGGTTGGCAAAATAACGGTTACGAAACTGTAAAATAA
- a CDS encoding RluA family pseudouridine synthase → MPVIDKTFGRDQYTAVYLVEEEHDGMRLDQYLQTYLASWSREQVKKKILEGDIVIKDRPGKHRPSTKIFTRDIITLITRKTEHEDEYWNGELLELQMTPEVLFEDDDLIIISKPPYMSTHPTGKHLFNCATVFFESLYKKTVHSIHRLDRETSGALMLAKNPKCAQVMTESFEKDLVRKCYFFIAYNRDWNGDYSFEDNHRLGASEEGLKRVYINHFPTESHEGKSARTLFEVIHVEGDYVLGLAFPITGRQHQIRVHAMINGLPLVGDKLYLGNFKMFQRFKDNIATKEDHDLMELSRHALHAIALRAPYKGEEKIFSSKIPLDLQDWIKNKMTIKISDLQSKLENKIQDYFNKVTR, encoded by the coding sequence ATGCCCGTTATTGATAAAACATTTGGAAGGGATCAGTACACTGCCGTCTATCTTGTAGAAGAAGAACATGACGGTATGAGGCTAGATCAATACCTTCAAACTTATCTCGCAAGTTGGTCTAGGGAACAGGTTAAAAAGAAGATTCTAGAGGGCGATATTGTTATTAAAGATCGCCCCGGTAAACATCGCCCTTCGACCAAAATTTTCACGAGAGACATCATTACTCTCATCACAAGAAAAACAGAGCACGAAGACGAGTACTGGAATGGAGAATTATTAGAACTTCAAATGACTCCAGAAGTTCTCTTTGAAGACGATGATCTTATTATCATTTCCAAACCTCCCTATATGTCTACTCACCCAACAGGAAAGCATCTCTTTAATTGTGCGACAGTATTCTTTGAATCTCTTTATAAGAAGACTGTTCATTCAATACATAGACTAGACCGAGAAACTTCTGGCGCTTTAATGCTGGCGAAGAATCCAAAGTGCGCTCAAGTAATGACAGAGTCTTTTGAAAAAGATCTTGTTAGAAAGTGCTACTTCTTCATTGCTTACAATAGAGACTGGAATGGTGATTACTCATTTGAAGATAATCACAGACTTGGAGCCAGTGAAGAAGGATTGAAGAGAGTTTATATTAATCACTTTCCCACAGAATCTCATGAAGGAAAGAGTGCAAGAACGTTATTTGAAGTTATTCATGTGGAAGGTGATTACGTTCTAGGATTAGCTTTTCCTATTACGGGAAGACAACATCAAATTAGAGTTCACGCAATGATTAATGGTCTTCCTCTTGTTGGAGATAAACTCTATCTTGGAAACTTTAAAATGTTTCAAAGATTTAAGGACAATATTGCGACTAAAGAAGATCACGATCTCATGGAGCTTAGTCGTCACGCACTCCATGCAATAGCTCTTAGAGCTCCATATAAAGGTGAAGAGAAAATATTCTCTTCCAAAATTCCTCTCGATTTACAAGATTGGATTAAAAATAAAATGACGATTAAAATTTCTGATCTTCAATCAAAACTAGAAAATAAAATTCAAGACTACTTTAATAAGGTCACAAGGTGA
- a CDS encoding transposase family protein, whose protein sequence is MLIVERLQEFIRGRNLTYLKNYVIEFECHKTNEFEVCPKCATKSYKVHDRVFVHIKDIPIRNKLIFLKIKKRRFKCPSCKSVFREPIPGIKKGFKTTQRFRSHIRWCASNFSDLKRVTKQLQCSSWLVYTAFYEQLKLENKKWQNEWSSTIGVDEHSLVFIQI, encoded by the coding sequence ATACTAATCGTAGAAAGGCTACAAGAATTTATACGTGGTAGAAACCTAACTTACCTTAAGAATTACGTTATTGAATTTGAATGTCATAAAACTAACGAATTTGAAGTCTGCCCTAAATGTGCAACAAAATCTTATAAAGTTCATGATCGTGTTTTTGTTCACATCAAAGATATTCCCATTAGAAATAAGCTTATTTTCTTAAAGATTAAAAAGAGAAGATTCAAGTGCCCTAGTTGTAAATCTGTTTTTAGAGAACCAATTCCTGGAATAAAAAAAGGATTTAAAACTACTCAACGATTTCGATCTCACATTCGTTGGTGCGCTTCAAACTTCTCGGATTTAAAAAGAGTTACAAAGCAACTTCAATGCTCGTCTTGGCTTGTCTACACTGCTTTCTATGAACAGTTAAAGTTAGAAAATAAAAAGTGGCAAAACGAATGGTCTTCAACAATTGGAGTAGATGAACATTCTTTAGTTTTTATCCAAATATAG
- a CDS encoding cysteine desulfurase family protein → MIYADYNGSAPICEDVKEYFIKRLQDGPFANPNSIHRLGTKVLTAMENSRAICAKILGAKYTQIIFNSGATEGITQVFHSVLDSAKEDGKNFVITSGIEHSAVINCAKFYENKGYTHKVVPTLGNGVIDLKQLKEWMQEFKGRIALVSIMAANNETGVIQPFEEIATLCTSDNVPFLCDTTQFIGKCEFNFQKSNIDYAVTSGHKFGALTGTGMLLAKHPAKLHPLVIGGGQEKGIRGGTQNYLGYETLAVALNSFQNNGADKYIALKEKKLVFEAEIKKRFPQVVILGEEAPRVCSTTYIAYPGIHGQAVQIELESADIFVTTSSACSDNEPVTSKVLRAMGVNDEVGRGVVRISLGHCSPLESYDEILEALTNAYEKLGKIKSY, encoded by the coding sequence ATGATTTATGCTGATTACAACGGTAGTGCTCCTATTTGTGAAGACGTTAAAGAATACTTTATAAAGAGACTTCAAGACGGACCTTTTGCTAACCCAAACTCAATTCATAGACTCGGTACAAAAGTTTTAACAGCAATGGAAAACTCTAGAGCAATTTGCGCCAAAATTCTTGGAGCAAAGTACACGCAAATTATTTTTAACTCAGGTGCAACGGAAGGTATCACTCAAGTTTTTCACAGTGTACTCGACTCTGCAAAAGAAGATGGTAAGAATTTTGTAATCACTTCTGGTATTGAGCATTCTGCTGTTATTAACTGTGCAAAATTCTACGAGAATAAAGGTTATACTCACAAAGTTGTTCCAACACTTGGAAACGGAGTGATTGATCTCAAGCAACTTAAAGAGTGGATGCAAGAATTTAAGGGACGTATTGCTCTCGTTTCTATCATGGCAGCCAATAATGAAACCGGCGTAATTCAACCTTTTGAGGAAATCGCAACTCTTTGTACTTCTGACAACGTCCCATTTCTCTGCGACACCACTCAATTTATTGGAAAGTGTGAATTCAATTTTCAAAAATCAAATATCGATTATGCTGTTACTTCTGGGCATAAGTTTGGAGCACTCACAGGAACAGGAATGTTACTGGCGAAGCATCCTGCGAAACTGCATCCTCTTGTTATCGGTGGTGGCCAAGAAAAGGGGATTCGCGGTGGAACTCAAAACTATCTTGGCTATGAAACTCTAGCAGTTGCCCTAAATAGTTTTCAAAATAACGGAGCTGATAAGTACATTGCTCTAAAAGAAAAAAAATTAGTCTTTGAAGCAGAAATTAAGAAGCGTTTTCCTCAAGTAGTCATTCTTGGTGAAGAAGCCCCAAGAGTTTGCTCAACTACTTATATCGCTTACCCAGGAATCCACGGTCAAGCCGTTCAAATAGAACTTGAATCAGCTGATATCTTTGTTACAACTTCTTCGGCCTGCTCAGATAATGAACCTGTTACTTCAAAAGTACTCCGTGCAATGGGAGTAAATGATGAAGTCGGACGTGGTGTAGTTAGAATAAGTTTAGGACATTGTAGCCCCCTTGAAAGTTATGACGAAATCCTCGAAGCTTTAACTAATGCATATGAGAAACTCGGGAAAATAAAAAGCTACTAA
- the nadA gene encoding quinolinate synthase NadA: protein MLNLFEEDNQDHLPLISEKDLSDAEVLIELKKIKEELKDQVVVLGHHYQQDDVIQFADVTGDSLKLAQDAEKLDKPYIIFCGVHFMAETTDMLTSDDQKVILPDLRAGCSMADMANREQIDKAWEFMQTSTSEKIVPITYINCSAALKAFVGANGGSICTSSNARSIIEWAFEEGQKLLFFPDQHLGRNTCAEMGIGLDEMVVYNPNMFNGGLTAEQIDKAKVILWYGYCSVHQGFTAAQVETIRKEKPNTTVIVHPECSYEVVKAAHDNGSTAYIINKIKDAPAGSSFAVGTEINLVNRLAQQFPDKEIISLSPYQCLCTTMYRVRPRWLLASFRAIKEDKPINIIQVDKETTELSLKALSKMLELS, encoded by the coding sequence ATGCTCAACTTGTTTGAAGAAGATAACCAAGACCACTTACCTTTAATTTCTGAAAAAGATCTCTCAGATGCAGAAGTTCTTATAGAGTTAAAAAAAATTAAAGAAGAACTTAAAGACCAAGTTGTTGTTCTTGGCCATCACTATCAACAAGATGACGTCATTCAATTTGCTGATGTAACCGGAGACTCTCTTAAGCTTGCTCAAGATGCTGAAAAGCTTGATAAGCCTTATATTATCTTCTGCGGTGTTCACTTCATGGCAGAGACAACTGATATGCTTACGAGCGATGATCAAAAAGTTATTCTTCCAGATCTTCGCGCTGGCTGCTCAATGGCAGACATGGCCAATAGAGAACAAATCGACAAGGCCTGGGAGTTTATGCAAACTTCTACCTCAGAAAAAATTGTTCCTATTACCTATATCAATTGTTCCGCTGCCCTCAAGGCCTTCGTTGGTGCCAATGGTGGAAGTATTTGTACATCTTCAAATGCTAGATCAATAATCGAATGGGCCTTTGAAGAAGGACAAAAACTTCTCTTCTTTCCAGATCAGCACCTTGGTAGGAATACATGTGCCGAAATGGGTATCGGTCTTGATGAAATGGTTGTCTACAATCCAAATATGTTCAACGGTGGACTTACTGCTGAGCAAATTGATAAGGCTAAAGTAATTCTCTGGTACGGATACTGCTCTGTTCATCAAGGCTTCACTGCAGCTCAAGTTGAAACAATAAGAAAAGAAAAACCAAATACAACAGTCATCGTTCATCCAGAGTGTTCTTATGAAGTAGTTAAAGCTGCTCACGATAATGGATCGACTGCCTATATTATAAATAAAATTAAAGATGCTCCTGCAGGTTCAAGTTTTGCAGTTGGAACAGAAATTAATTTAGTTAATCGTTTGGCGCAACAATTTCCAGACAAAGAAATCATTTCCTTATCTCCTTACCAATGCCTTTGCACGACAATGTATCGCGTTAGACCTCGCTGGTTACTTGCCAGTTTCAGAGCGATAAAGGAAGATAAACCCATAAATATAATTCAAGTTGATAAAGAGACCACAGAGCTTTCACTGAAGGCCCTAAGTAAAATGCTTGAATTAAGTTAA
- a CDS encoding ParA family protein, giving the protein MEVITVANNKGGVGKTMQCYQLVCHLANQGHKVLVIDLDSQANLSSTLGVQIQRTLIPEWLIGDVPAEDVVVKAEGDGEFYDNITLVPSSRHLANLSKLLILSEGEIRRDAGRKERLLRLRLQEVEADYDYVVIDTPPMLGDELIMALVASNRILIPTQAQDYSIDGLEELMDTFEIIKETENPGLDFSIIPSMVDTRRKIEQQRIVELSQSFNITPPIRNLVQMQESISMRKPVFMMGNSSRGKQDYATLWESLNL; this is encoded by the coding sequence ATGGAAGTTATCACAGTTGCCAATAATAAAGGCGGTGTTGGTAAAACAATGCAGTGTTATCAATTGGTATGCCATTTGGCGAACCAAGGCCATAAGGTTCTTGTAATCGATCTTGATTCTCAAGCTAACCTAAGTTCAACTCTCGGTGTTCAAATTCAAAGAACTCTAATTCCTGAGTGGTTAATCGGTGATGTTCCTGCAGAGGACGTTGTGGTTAAAGCGGAAGGCGATGGAGAGTTCTATGACAATATAACTCTTGTTCCTTCAAGTAGACATCTTGCAAATCTTTCAAAGCTTTTGATTCTATCAGAAGGTGAGATTAGAAGAGATGCTGGAAGAAAAGAAAGACTTCTAAGACTTCGTCTTCAAGAAGTTGAAGCTGACTATGATTACGTTGTTATTGATACTCCGCCAATGTTAGGTGATGAACTCATAATGGCCCTTGTTGCTTCAAATAGAATTCTTATCCCTACTCAAGCGCAGGACTACTCAATTGATGGTCTAGAAGAGTTGATGGATACTTTCGAGATTATTAAAGAAACTGAAAATCCAGGATTGGATTTTTCTATAATTCCTTCAATGGTAGATACTAGAAGAAAAATTGAGCAACAAAGGATTGTTGAACTTTCTCAATCTTTTAATATCACGCCACCTATTAGAAACCTCGTTCAAATGCAAGAGTCTATCTCAATGAGAAAGCCTGTATTTATGATGGGAAATAGTAGTAGAGGAAAACAAGATTACGCAACCCTTTGGGAATCGCTTAATCTATAA
- a CDS encoding Glu/Leu/Phe/Val dehydrogenase, whose product MSLFDAPLFKDAYEQLEQAADVMGLDRNILERLKYPKRALQVAVPIRLDDGSVRTFQGYRVQHNMTLGPGKGGIRYHPGVDLSETAALAMLMTFKCALVGLPLGGAKGGIEVDPNELSRQELQSLTRRYATEINMIIGPTIDVPAPDIGTDGQTMAWFMDTYSQIKGYTVPGVVTGKPITIGGSLGRAESTGKGVAYCVNFAYQKLGMTIDKNTTVAIHGFGKVGVPAAQDLSEQGAKIVAISDVSGAVYNKDGLDIEKCYEWTRQGKFLKDLEGVELITNAQLLELDVDVLIPAAIDGVITKENAGNVKAKIVAEGANGPLTREAIDIITKRGGFIIPDILCNAGGVIVSYFEWVQGLQNFFWDLDQINGKLHDILKDSFENVYETATKYNTDMKKAAFIAALARLERAMRLRGLFPA is encoded by the coding sequence ATGAGCTTATTTGATGCCCCACTTTTTAAAGATGCTTACGAGCAATTAGAGCAGGCGGCTGATGTTATGGGTCTAGATAGAAATATTCTTGAGAGACTAAAGTATCCTAAGAGAGCACTTCAAGTTGCTGTGCCAATTCGTCTTGATGATGGATCGGTTAGAACTTTTCAAGGCTATAGAGTTCAACACAATATGACTCTAGGACCAGGTAAGGGTGGAATTCGTTATCATCCAGGAGTTGATTTATCTGAAACAGCTGCACTAGCAATGCTTATGACTTTTAAGTGTGCCCTAGTTGGTCTTCCTCTTGGTGGAGCTAAGGGTGGTATTGAAGTTGATCCTAATGAGTTATCTCGTCAAGAGCTTCAGTCTCTTACTAGAAGATATGCTACAGAAATTAATATGATTATTGGACCAACTATTGATGTTCCTGCTCCAGATATTGGAACTGATGGACAGACGATGGCCTGGTTCATGGATACATATTCTCAAATCAAAGGTTATACAGTTCCTGGTGTTGTTACTGGTAAGCCAATTACAATTGGTGGTTCCCTTGGTAGAGCGGAGTCAACTGGTAAAGGTGTAGCTTATTGTGTGAACTTTGCTTACCAAAAACTTGGAATGACTATCGATAAGAATACAACAGTAGCAATTCACGGTTTTGGTAAAGTTGGTGTTCCAGCTGCACAAGACTTGTCTGAGCAAGGTGCAAAGATCGTAGCAATTTCTGATGTATCGGGTGCTGTTTACAATAAAGATGGACTTGATATTGAAAAATGCTATGAGTGGACAAGACAAGGAAAATTCTTAAAAGATCTAGAGGGTGTAGAGCTTATTACAAATGCTCAACTTTTAGAACTTGATGTGGACGTTCTTATTCCTGCGGCTATTGATGGTGTTATCACCAAAGAGAATGCTGGAAATGTTAAAGCTAAAATTGTTGCTGAAGGTGCCAACGGTCCTTTAACAAGAGAAGCAATCGATATTATTACAAAGCGCGGTGGATTCATTATCCCTGACATTCTTTGTAATGCTGGTGGTGTTATCGTTTCATACTTTGAGTGGGTACAAGGACTTCAAAACTTTTTCTGGGACCTTGATCAGATTAACGGTAAGCTTCATGACATTCTTAAAGATTCATTTGAAAATGTTTACGAAACTGCAACAAAGTATAATACTGATATGAAGAAAGCCGCTTTCATTGCAGCTCTAGCAAGACTAGAAAGAGCAATGAGACTTAGAGGTCTTTTCCCTGCTTAA